In Papaver somniferum cultivar HN1 chromosome 9, ASM357369v1, whole genome shotgun sequence, the genomic stretch CCACTGAATCTCCTCTAAGGAGTTCAAATTTATCACCAGAGGTGATGAAAAAGTGCAGATCTCATGTTTCTGAGGCTcttcaagacttcattgatcatgGAGATCGTGTTGTGTCCGAGATCTACTCGTCAATTTCATAGAAATCTACACAGTGGTATGGAAAACCACTTTTCTTTTAGAAATCATGAAAACAATATAGAGTTGTTTTAGGGAGGTAGATTATATCTTCATACcttcctgtttctagcgccaaaatgttgCTGCATAAAATCTGATTACTACATCCAACTAGATCTAATGAATATAAATCGTTGAAAATCATACAAAAAAGGTAAAGTGCATAAAAGTAAGATTAAAACAAGGATTTTATAGTGGTTCGGCCATTGAAAGACCTACATCCACTTTGTTTTCACTATTATTAGTGGTGATACACAAAGATCCATGAATGGAGGTCCTCATGGGACTTGAAACTCCATCCATTGTGTAGTATTATATGGTGCTCCCGTCTAGATCTTGCGCCACGTGTCGAGTTGATATTTTACTCTCACATCTCTATTCTTCGTTGATATGGACAATTGAAGTTCTTGAGACAAGTTCTGAAGAAAACAACTACTGTAACAATTCCATATTTTGATTATATGAAAAAATCTCATTAAAAAGCCCCAAAGGCTATGATAAACTGTTATATAAGCGTAATGAAATAACACACGACATGTAATAGCCATTCAaatcaaacaagaaaagaaataaaaaacctaaacctaatattGCATAAATGCAATATTTTTATTGAGAGAGAAAAGATAAAAACAGACTAATATATCCTAGATTTTCTCGGTACATCTGAAATCTCAGACCTAAATGCGAGTAAATCTGGATTAGAGAGGAAAATTAAGAGAGAAAATTTAGGACTTTTTTTTCTTCCGGAAAAACGGTTTTGGAGAGCGGAAAAGagagtattattttttttagtcaGTTTTGTTTGGATTAGGTTCTTTCTACGTatgggttaactattgttgatgtCGATTGCATCAAGTTGCTCCAGTCTTTCATTTTCTCTATTCTCTTCTCCTCTTTTTCTGTAACTTTCTTACGTTATTTATAAAAAAATCGCAGTATTgtacaaattttttattttcatttattaaatTTGCTTCTTTAGGTCAACAAAACTCTAAGGGAAGGAGGATATTTAGTTTGGGAAGCTCAGCCAACCTACAAGGTAGTCCTAGGTGGAGTTCGTATTagcacctttttttttttaaattattgcTAAATGACAAAAAAGAACGTCGAATTTTTACGCGCATTCATATTCAATCCCAAGATCCTACCtaacatattttttattttagtccaGAGATTAACACTTTTTATTGAATTTAGAGCATCTCCGATGTAAGGGGTAAACGTTTTAAAATTGCATTACACATAAGATTTAAGACCTTATCCACCAAATTTGCATCCCCAATGCAAAGGTGAAGGTCATCAAAATAAGATGGCACAATTAAGTGGGGGTAAATGAGAATTTGTAGATCAGACTTTCTTGATGACTTTGGGGTGTTAAGTCCACAACATTTTTTTGTCTCTAAATTTACGAAAATGATTAACATACCGGAAAAAAAATACCCAAAAATGCAGCGTGTGAGAGGGATGATGGGGCCCACATTTGCCCTTCCCAATCCCGCTGCTAAGCACGCAAAGTATTGGTCGTTCAATCCCCTTCGGGACACAACTAAGTGTAAAACTTCGGTGTGTCTAGCATCTCTCTtaaatttaaacaaaaaatattatatagAATATTGGGAATTGAACTTTAGCTAAACAGTTTTATCTTCGTCATTTTTTTGTCATTTAGTAATAACTAATAACCCACATATAAACAAGTGGAAATAAGACCTCCAAATATAGGATGACTTTGACACCTTGCATTTGGGATGCTCTTGGAGACAAAAACAAGTGGCGTACTGGTGTGCACTTAAGACCTAAGGTTATGGAAAAATCTAGTTTAAACTTTCTCGTTTGCGTAGTTAACCTCAATCCTTGGattatcaagaataaaattttaGGGGAAAATATCTGAAATTCTAGGTATCATATAGGactagggttgtcaatgggtacccattatccggaaccggaaccggatccggtagacttgggtccggttccggttcctaaagttggacccattagcaacttaggaccctacgggtaattacccgattggacccgaatctaaacgggtccaacgattaatacccgttgggtacccgcgggtatcgggtacccgtttattcatacttttattcatgtttttgctagttttagctttgatattttactcgttttaatttttctcttacatttaatctttatttagtacattaataagaaataataataaatttttataaaagttatttaaatcaaagccaaaaagagaaaaatattaagtttttgaggtttttttaataattttcttaagacccaatgggtacccggaaccgacgggtacccggatatttaaacgggtccggttctgggtccacaaatttaggaaccggacccgaaacCGTTAGGATccggacccgacctttataagtagggtccggatgcgggtctagtgatacccggaggacccggacccgttgacacccctaacaGGACCTTTACCTCTTGTATTCAAGAGAGGACCTTTTACTCTTTGCATTCAAGAGTCGTCATTATcttagaatgattttttagggaccatgatttttttgaggggaccatggttttattaggccaccttccctatagtgataaggagtgtcctaaaacgttgaaatgactaacctatccttaacctaatttaatttaaaaccaacctaataaccaccaatatatataaccaccacctcctcccaccaccaccgcccaccatcgccgattgcCACAACCACTACtttcgattatcaccaccaccaaccaccgattaccaccaccaccacctccgattatcaccaccaccaaccaccgattaccaccatcacctcctcacaccaccaccaccaccgcctatttaagaaatgtaacaacatcaatgcaatcaaattaagttcggttacataatcaTTTTAttgagtataaaagacgccaaccccaacctgattctgccatgggaccactccggaggtattttccaacaaacccttcgcttttatttgattttgattgcttcaatcgaatagaaatcatcaaaataaggttttaataggagttacagagccatattcggttaggtcgattttccaaaaaaccctagtttactaaccgaacttcttgaaaatgaagaacacgaagaacagttcggttctattggatttaaaactaagtcaccgaactctctgttcggttgtttcgcaaaaaaatttaaaattacaaagtaaccgaactccacctttagaatcgaaaaaaaaataatccagtctaaccgaactgtgttgttgtggccactatgttgagttccaaaataaccgaacttagccaatagagtttggtttgtttgcaaaaaaatttaaaactacaaagtaaccgaacttagccaatagacgctggaacttcacattttttttgtttgttaagttcggtaacttcacaattttatcgcagaaaccgaactcagagttcggttggttagctgttaggttcaagtttgcgaaagaaccgaactttgtaaacttatatactcttatattacgtaaagttcggttagatcaaaagtgcatgcagtttgcgaaccaaccgaactttgtacaccaaagttcggttagttgagaaccaaccaaacataacgctgtaactcatAGAAATTactagagagttcggtaacctgcgtgtttggaacaagtaaccgaactacactttcagatgagttcagttacttgttcatctcatggggcaaccgaactacagcttcagatgagttcagttacttgttcttcatataaagtaaccgaactgttcaaaatccagttcaaatccggatcatttcgaagattaacaaatattctaggagaggatggagatgaagaatcagatgagttttcatcatttgaatactcaaacttagtgaattggaaaaaaaagtttattttccatgtttttcttcttcatcttctctaactctaatctctcaataattctactcaactaataataaacccatcttttaatttaatctgactaattatttttaactaaatcattcactaatcataacctaaaattaattaagagggtaaattaggtactaaataaataactagatatggagtgacctagaattacttctaatgcctttacccaaaataaaaccatggacccaaaaaaaaatccatggtcccaaaaaactaTTCTTATCTTACACGCATACAGGCCCCGCGGATACGGATCCAATATACACATGGGCTTCTGGGCCTAGAGGTGTCAAGCAAGAAAACTCAAAATCCCAATTCAATAGAACTACTTCTCTTccttctaaaaccctaaaaatctagATTTCTGAAAAAACCTCTGCAAAAATGGCGACTTTGAGCAGAATGATGAAGAAAGCCGCATCTTCAGTAATCCCACTAGCAAACAGAACTCCTTGTAGAAACTACGCCTCTGCAATCTTCACTACCCCATTGAAGACCAGCACCGCCATTAAAACTGTCCCCAGCAGTAGTCATTTATTTAGAACAACTTCAGTTCCAACTAATCGTCACTTCTCTGCTCTAGCTAAGAAGAAACCAGATTCCGATGACACTCTTCTCAGAGTTATTGATTCTGAGATCGATGATGCCGAGGAGGAGGCTGGTGATTTTGAGGttttgattcaatttttttttttttaaatttacaaATTAATTTCATGATTTTGATGTTAgggaagggttttttttttttttaatgaattacTGTAATGGGTTTGTGTTAATTTTGCCATTAGTTATGATTTCATAATAGGAGATTAATTTGGTTGCCCTTGTCTTCATCAATTGAACAAGATGACTGTCTGTATGTGTGTTCTCAATAGGTTGGTGAGGCACCAAGTGAGTTTCCATTCAAGATTGTGGATAATGATGGAGCTGAAACTATTACACTGACTAGGAACTATCAAGGTGAGGAGATCAAAATCACTGTGTTCAAACCTGATCTCTCTGGTGATTATGAAGAGGGTGAGGAGGAAGACCAAGACGACCAAGAAGCAAATCAAGGTggtgaggaggaggaagaagaaggtggttctCATCCTGTTGATATGGTTGTAACTGTTACGAAAAAAACCGGTCCAACTTTGGAATTCGATGTTATGGTTGAGGCAGATGAAATTACAATCAACAATTTGGCTGTTAAGAATCCAAATGTTTTGGATGAGGATATTGCTTACGAAGGACCTGAGTTCTCGTAAGTTGAATTCATTTTGAACTTTGGTTATTATGCATCTTGCTGTTGGTTTTGGGGTTATGTATCCATTATAATGTTGGCCTTTTGTTGCGTTTTGTTTTGAAGGAGTTTGGATGCGGACCTGCAGGAAGCTTTCCACACATATTTGGAAGTCAGAGGGATTAAACCAAGCGTTGCCAATTTCTTACATGACTACATGGTTAAAAAAGAGCATAAGGAATACACTGCGTGGTTGAAGAACTTGAAGACTTTCATTGCCAACTAGATGTTGCTCGAGTTCAAATGAATGTTTGAACAGATGGTGTGTTCGCAAATGAATGTTTTATGCCTTTGTAGCTAGCTCCAAATATTTGATTTCCCATTTTATGAATGTAGTTAACCAGTAAGTTTTACTGAGTAAACAAGTGATCAATTTTAGAATTTgaaattttggaaacaatattcTGCATGTCTTTCTTGGCAATGTGTGGTTTAGCTTGGTAACTTTGTTGCGTTTACTGATGCCATCTTTACTTCTATTTTCTTTTGGCGAACAAGATTCTGCGtcttcttttcttgttaattttcttcttcttcttcttcttcggatgTCCTCTTTAGCTCTGGGTGTCTTTATCTCTCTACTTGGAAGGATTTTCTTGATTCTTAAATATGCTGCTGATGTTGAACTTTATTGTTTACTTCGTAAATCTGGTCATTTTTTTTGAGAAACAAGCTGCTACTGTAAGTAAAGACCCATGAATTTTCATTTCagtattttcttgttgtttttcttgGGGTTGTTTATGTTACTCTACTGATTATGTTCCCTGGGTTCTGTTTCGTTTTTATCGATGCAGAAGAATTGTCGTGCTGCATGAGAAGCATATCATTCATAGAGATGTCAAGCCAGATAATTTATTGCTTGATCATGAGGTAATCTTTCGATATCTCTAAATCCTTTTAACCTATACAGTTGCTGCATTGAAGTCTTTGTTAGGATTATGAGGGTTACAACTACAGATCAAGCATGGGTTTCTAGTGAGATAGAGTAATAGGTTTTTCGTGTCTAGGAACTGTTTATCCTTGTACAAGTTAGCATAAATGACATAAAAATGAGATGATTATTAAATTAGCATTTGGTGAAAGGTCATTTTTCTGATTCCGAGATAAAGAGCAGAAGAAACTTGTTGTCTCTATGTGAAAAGAATGCAGTGATTCAGATGGTTGTCATATTTGAAAATCTTGTGTTATAATTGTTGAGGATGCGAATCATCTTGATTGTTCATTGACTGCTTGTACATAATTGATATTCGTCAACCTCTTGTTTTTCGGCTAGTGGTAAGGAAGTGTGGAGCTGTTTAGCTGCTGCTATTTTGTGGGTCCTGTGGATCGAGTGTACTGCTAGGACCTTCAATAACAAGGAGAGAAAGGCGGATGATCTCATCTCTGAGGTTGAATTGAAAGTTTTTCAATAGGCAAGACATTCATCGTGTATGTCTGATATCTCAATCTGTGATGTAATTGTGAGGTGGAAAGAACTGTTCTTTGACCCTCCTTAGTTGGCTGTCTTCTTATTCGTTTTGCTGGGTCTTGGATTTTATTAGCCTGGGCGGGGTCTGTATTTTCTCGTGTTTGTTCTTTGTGTTTGGAGGTTTTGCTGCTTTGCTCCTCTTTTGTTTGCGCTCCTTTTTTCTTATAAATCCTTTATTtattgagatttttttttcctgctaacaTTGCTCAGTTGCCAGTTATTTGTGCATACATAGATGGTACATGACATTTTGTTTCTTTCCTCCTTTTTATTGCAGGGTCAACTGAAACTTGCCGACTTCTGTGCAGACAAAAGATAGGAGCCTACAATGTCTGGGACCAAGAGAGGTTCCTTTCAAAATCGAGGATAATAATGCAGGGGAAGATTTTATAACATTGACTAGAGAGTATCAGGGTGAGGATATCAAAGTCACTGTTCACACGCCTAATCTCTCTAGTGATTATGCTGAGGAGGAGGAAGATCAAGACGACCCAGACGAGGACAAGGAAGAAAATAGTTGTTCACAGTATGTTTTGGTTGTGAGTGTTGCGAAAGACATACCAACTTTGGAATTTGATTGATTTGGCTGTCAAGAATACAAATGCTTCTGATGAGGATATTGCTTACGAATGACCTGGTTTCTCGTAAGTGGTTTTGATTGCTACTTTTGGATATTATACTTTCCGGACTTCTTGCTGGTCAGTATTCGACTGTATTTGCGTTATCTGTAAATTGTAATGTTGGTTTTTTGTTGTGTTTTATTTTGATGAGGACTTGCAAAATGATTTCCCCTCATATTTGGAGGTCTGAGGGGTTACAAAGAGGATAAGGAATACATTATGTGGTTGAAGAGCTGAAGAATTTCATTGCCGACTAAATTTTTGTGCAAGTTTAAGAGCTTTTGAAGGTATATTTACTTACTCTTTACAGGGTTAGGGAAACAGATGGTGTATTCACCTTCGATGTTATTTGGCTTTTGAAGGTTATATACTCTTTGCTGGGTTAGGAGAACAAACCAAACCATATTCAACAGTTATTTTAACTATGATATCATTCCTGGAAAATACCGATGTATCATAACCTGTAGAGCTGATAATCATTGGACTGGAACTACACACTTCGTATCCTGTAAGCAAGAGtttataggttttttttttggattgagATTTGATAGAACTAGGGTTAGAGATCGCGGAGTACCAGTTTTGCAAACACACTTACAGCAAAATAAGGGATTTCACTGGTGACCTTAAGAGGATGCCAAGGCATAGCCGATATTCTTAAGGTTTCCGGTGaaagtcttctttttttttttgctgtaagTGTGTTTGTAAAAACTTGGTATTCCACAATATCCAGCCCTATAGTTCTATCAAATctcgataattttttttttataaactttgCTTATAGGATATGACGAGAATTGTTCTGGACTAGTCCAATGATTATCAATTACGTTATACTATCATCGGCATTGGCTAGGAATGATATAGGACGTGAGAATTTTGTTGCAACCCCTGCAAAAGAATTGTCGTACTGCCATGAGAAGCATATCAGTTATCGAGATGTCAAGCCAGATAATTTATTGCTTGATCATGAGGTAATCTTTCGATATCTCTCAATCCTCGTAACCTTTAAGGTTTGCTGCATAGAAGTCTTTGTTAGGGATTATGAGGGTTACAAATACAGATCAAGCATGGGTTTCTAGTGAGATAGAGTAATAGGTTTTTCGTGTCTAGGAACTGTTTATCCTTGTACAATGTACAAGTTAGCATAAATGTTATAAAGATGAGATGATTATTAAATTAGCATTTGGTGAAAGGTGATCTTCCTGTTTCCGAGATATAGAGCAGAAGAAGCTTGTCGTCTTTATTTGAAAAGAGTGCAGCGATTCAGATGGTTGTCATAGCTTAAAATCTTGTGTCATAATTGTTGAGGATGTGAATCATCTTGATTGTTCATTGCATCTTAAATTAGTAATATATGTGAATGAGCAGATCATTGGCGTAAGATTACAGAAGTTTGATCAATtcgatattttttttgttttgtttttgttcagagCCAGTTAGATCTTTTGACATAGTTTCAACGTTGTTGGTTGCTAGTTCATAGAGAAATGATCACACATAGAATACATAGATGATGATATTCTGAAGTAGAAAGAATCTCCTTGAATGAAGCTTATAGAGCTGATTCTACGGGTTTCAGTTGGAATACGGGCCTTAATCATAGAAGATTTTCTGAAGTAGAAATTAGTGAGTTGGCAGTTGGCTATTTATGTTCTCCTAGTTAGACTCGATAGTATTCTATCCAGAGGAGGATGGTTCTTTGGTTTCAATCAGTGATAAATCTGGTGTGTTCTTTGATAAATCTGATGTGTTCTTTGTTAGAGCTTAGAAGTCAATGTATTACCATTACCAGATCACTCATGGTGCCCTCGCTGCAAACTTTCCTCTAAGAAGATTTCGTCAACTGATTTGTCCCCATAAGGTTGTTTTATTCTTGTGGCAGTATGTTTTAGATAAACTCCCAACGCTGGCTAATCTGCAGCGTAGGAATTCAGCTTTAGTAACTGCCAGTGCTAACCAAATTCTCAGTGTTTGATGCTTCCGTAAGCCCATCTCTACTCGGAGGCCTAGATGAAAATCAACCTTACGCTCAGTGCTATGGAGCTTACCAAGAACTTGTCAAACTCTTGTTTTTCGGCTAGTGGTAAGGAAGTGTGGAGCCATTTAGCTGCTGCTATTTTTGGGCCTTGTGGATTGAGTGCACTGCTAGGACCTTCAGTAACAAGGAGAGAAAGTTGGATGATCTCATGTAATCGTGAGGTGGAAAGAACTGTTCTTTGACCCTCCTTAGTTGGCTGTGTTCTCACTCCTTTTTATGGGGTCTTGGCTTTTGTGTTAGCCTGGGAGGGGTCTTTCTTTTCTCGTGTTTGTCCTGTTTGTTCCTATAGGTTTTGCTGCTTCGGTCCTCCTTTGTTTCCGC encodes the following:
- the LOC113308789 gene encoding uncharacterized protein At2g39795, mitochondrial-like; the protein is MATLSRMMKKAASSVIPLANRTPCRNYASAIFTTPLKTSTAIKTVPSSSHLFRTTSVPTNRHFSALAKKKPDSDDTLLRVIDSEIDDAEEEAGDFEVGEAPSEFPFKIVDNDGAETITLTRNYQGEEIKITVFKPDLSGDYEEGEEEDQDDQEANQGGEEEEEEGGSHPVDMVVTVTKKTGPTLEFDVMVEADEITINNLAVKNPNVLDEDIAYEGPEFSSLDADLQEAFHTYLEVRGIKPSVANFLHDYMVKKEHKEYTAWLKNLKTFIAN